The genomic window GCGGAATTGAAATTGGTAGTTATGTACACATTGCCGTATTTAGCTCTCTTATAGGTAGAGAGAAAATTACACTTCTTGATTTTAGTAATATTTCATCAAAGGTTTCAATATACAGTAGCAATGACGACTATAGTGGCGCAAGTATGACCAACCCAATGGTTCCCGAGCAATTTACCAACGTTACTCATGCGGCCGTTACTGTGGGTAGGCATGTCATTGTTGGATCAGGTAGCGTGATTCTTCCTGGAGTTACTCTTGAGGAAGGTGTTGCCGTAGGCGCGTTAAGCTTGGTGGCTAAGAGTTGCAAAGCGTTCGGAATTTATACTGGTGTACCGGTGAAATGGATTAAAAATAGAAAACGCGACCTACTTGCGTTGGAAAAAATATTTACTCAAGGTTAATCAATTTAAATATGAGATTTATCCATCTGGTTCAGGATGAAAAATTTATTGATTTTTTTGCTGATACGATGAAATATTCTGGTATAGAACACAATCATCGCTATATTGTTTATGGTGTTTATTCAGTTGATAGTTTGGTTCATGTTTTTAAAGTCAATCCATTTAGAAAAGTAGATTATTCTTATTTTAACTCTAAAATCATGTTAGATGATCTCTCAAATTGTGATGTTTTAGTAGTGCACTTCCTCACATTTGAAAGTACGAAGATGATTAAAGCTGCGCCTGATAATATAAAAATTGTCTGGAGTGGGTGGGGTGCCGATTATTATCATTTATTACCAGGTGGTGAGAGCTCTCTTTTAGGTCCTGAAACAAAAAAAGCTGTACGGATAATGAAAATAAAAGAGACAAGGGGGAATCCCTGGTCTATTATCAAAATGATTCTAAGACCGTTGCGTCGAATTTATTTGCAACGTTTTAATCTGATGCCAGCAATTAGGCGGGTAGATTTTTTTTCCTCACCAATCCCTAATGATTTTTATATTCTGAAAAGTTGTTTGGGAGATGATTTTTCCGCCTCATATGTACAACTGAATTATGGAGGCGTAAATGAAACATTCACTCTTAATTCTAGCAGTAAAGAAAGGTTGAATATTTTGGTCGGTAATTCCGCGACGCCTACTAACAACCATATGGAAGTATTTCGTACATTGGCTAAATGTGATTTGGCGGACCGTAAAATAATTGTGCCGCTGTGTTATGGTGATACGGCTTACCGTAATGCTGTTTTGAATAAAGGAAGAGAGTTACTTGGTTCGAATTTTTATCCTATAGTCAAATTTATGTCTCTTTTTGAGTATAATAAATTAATTGGAACGTGTTCGGTTGCGATAATGAATCATTATCGTCAACAGGCTTTGGGTAATATTGGTTTTGTTCTTTATAACGGTGGAAAACTTTATTTAAGTAATAATAGTAATGTCGGATTTTTTTTAAGAGATCGCGGTGCATATGTTTTTGATGTAAATGATATTGGTAAAGTCGATGAAGATATTGATTGTAAGCTTGATGAAGGTCAGAAGAATAAAAATAGACAGGTGATAGAACAATTTTGGGGCGCGGATATCATTGAAGAAAACGTAGTTAAATTTATAAAAACTGTTAACGAGTAGTTCTCATTGGTCAGCAAGAATCACATTAATCGCGGCTATCACAATTGGCTTGGTTACAATATAAATGATCGTTTTTTGGAAATGCATACGCGTTTGTATAACGGAGTCTTATACGATCTTGGCGCAGGCGAAGCACCTTATAAAGATTTTTTCTTGGGGCACGTTCAACAATACATCGCGGTAGATTGGACCGATAGTTTACACGATACAATGTCTGATGTTGTCGCCAATCTTAACCAACCTCTACCGATAGATTCAGAAGTTGCAGATACCGTGGTTTCATTATCTGTAATGGAACACCTCTGTGAACCACAAATTATGCTTAACGAAGCCTTTCGAATATTGAAACCTGGCGGAAATATTATTCTGCAGGTTCCCTGGCAGTGGTGGATACATGAGGCTCCTTATGATTTTTTCCGCTATACGCCATATGGACTAAAATATTTATTTGAAAAGGCTGGCTTTAGCGATGTTGTTGTTGAGGCGCAAGCCGGCTATTTCACTACCACAATACTTAAATGGAACTATTTTACCTGTCGCTTAATCCGTGGTCCAGAGCCGCTACGTTGGATTATTAAGGCATGTCTATTACCATGCTGGTATTTAGGACAGAAAATGGCACCTATATTAGACAGGCTGGACCGTAACTGGGCTTTGGAATCATGTGGTTACTTTGTCACGGCGAAAAGAGCTTGAGTCTTAAGCGTAGAGCTTACTCGGCTGTACGCTGGACTGCAATGGCATCGGTCGCTCGAGCGTTGTTACAGTTGGCTCAGATTGGGGTGCTGGCGCGTTTGTTATCACCGCAAGATTTTGGGCTTATGTCTATTGTGAGCCTTGTATTGGGTTTTGCATACATTTTTTCGGATATGGGGGTTAACGCTGCTTATGTACAGCGACAGGATGTGACAACTGAGCAACGTTCCAGCCTCTTTTGGCTAAATGTTGGCCTTAGCGTGTTGGTGACTGCTTTTGTTATGATTTTGAGTCCAGCTATAGCTGGCTTTTTCGATGATGATCGCCTGGTTCCACTAATAATGTTGGCAGCTATGACCTTTGTGCTGAGTGCCCTGGGCCAACAAATACGGATGACATCGGAAAAGGCTTTGGAATTTGGGCCGGTGATATTTATTGAGGTAGGTGCCGCAGTTCTTGGGTTTGCTGTGGCGGTAACAGTTGCTAAATCTGGATTTGGTGTTTATTCGCTTATTTGGGGCGCTATCGTTGCGGCGTCTAGCGGGATGCTGTTGTCGTGGATTTTTCTGGCACATGGCTGGAGACCGATGTGGCACTTTAGAGTGGCGGATGTTCAAAGCTACTTGGGGTTTGGTAGTGCCTTGGTCATCAGTAATATGGTTAACGAAATAAACAGAAACGTGGACCTTATATTAGGTGGCCGAATGCTTGCAGCTGCGGCGTTGGGCTTTTATAGCGTGCCACGTCAACTGATTTTTCAAATTCAGAACACTGTAAATCCAATAGTAACTCGAGTTGGCTTTCCGCTTATCGCTGAAATTCAGTCTGATCTGCCAAAGGTCCGGAAAGTCTATCTTCAAACTTTGAATATGACCGCCTCAACAAATGCACCGCTGTATCTGGGTATTGCTTTTTTTTCGCCCGAAGTAGTTCAGGTATTAATGGGTGACAAATGGATAGCCGCTGCTGGCCTGTTACGATTGCTAGCGATATGGGGTTTTTTTCGTTCTGTCGGTAATCCTGCAGGCAGTTTGTTACTGGGCATGGGGCGTGCCGATCTGTCGCTCCGGTGGAACCTTGGCTTGCTCGTAGTTGTGCCACCTACTTTGTGGGGAGGTTCCCACTTTGGATCCTTAGGTTTGGCGTGGGCATTGCTGGGCTTAGCTGCGGCATTGTTTATTCCCGGCTGGTATATCTTGATTAGGCCTTTGTGTCATGCTCGATTATTGGATTATTCGATAATGACGCTGCGGCCGTTTTTTATCGCTTTTTTAAGTACTTCGTTTGTCTATTATTTTTTAAACCATATTGAGAGCTCTTTTTTAAAACTAGCGTTAGGTATCGTTTTTTCAGCATCTTTGTATATGACGCTTAGTTATTTTTTAAACCGTGATTGGATAATAGAAGTGGCGCGGCTGCTCAAGCCTATACAGGGTATAGTTATACTGAAATAGTGATTTTAAATGGATGAGTTTATATAATCTAGTCTTGTTATTTTAATATCGACTTTGGCATCTGCAAAGAACTGTTGAAGTATTGTAGCGCAATGGGTTGGCAAGAGAGGGTGAAAGTTTTATTTACTCCGATGCTGAAAAAATGTAGAGGCGAACCGTAAGTTTTAAAAGTACGCGACTACATGGTCTTCCCTGAAAAGCTCTCAACCTATTGGCTTGTGGTTGATAATAATGTTATTTTAACTGTTAAACACCTTCATTTTCACGCTTGATGGCCCGAAAGGTTTCGAAATTGTTGAAATATGAAACAGAGAAAGGAAACTCGAGAACCTCAGAATAAGCTGTTCAAACCGATCTTGGAAGACATCGTCAATCTGGCACATGCGCTGGAACTCCTGAGACAGATTATTGGCTGGGATCGGATCGATGCAGAGCTTTGGTAGCAGAGAAGAACATCAACTTTCCGATGGAAGCTAAGCTTTACCACAAAGCACGTTAGCTACTGAACAGTGTTGTGCATGATTTGACGCTCACGCTGCGGCAGCCCTACAAAACGTTTTTCAACGAACTGATGCCGACGATGGCCGATACGGGCATGCGAAACTGTACAAGCGCTACAAGTTCAGCGTTAAAGCCGGCATTGCAGTCACCGCCAAGGATTCCTTCATCATCGGAACCCGCGGCTACTCAGCAATACGTATGACGCGCACACGTGGCAGACCAATTGCTGCAAGTAGAAACATTACCGGGCCGCAGCCCGATACCTGCTTTTTTGACAGTGGCTATCGAGTGATGACACTCGGATAATTATCGCGGGGCAGAAGCACTGTGTGCCGGAATCGGAGAAGCGCTGGGTGCGACGATGCAACAGTTTCGAACCGATCATCAGGCACTTGAAATCAGATGGCAAGATGAAACAGTGCTTCCTGAAAAGTGTTCTAGGCGATGTGCTTAACGTACTGCCGAGCGCCTGTGGTCAGATACTGCGCAAGTTTCTGTGGTGGCTTTATTTCACACCGATAAAATGTCGCCCGTTGTCGCGATATATGCTAGTACGCGTGCTGACAGCACTCAAAAGTGATCCGGAACGAATGGACTCTATTGCTTGAAGCGCCATGTTTTAGGGGTGATTATGTATTTTTTGTTTTTGAGTTATGTATGATTAAAGGAAAAGTCGCTGTAATAATTGCCCCTTTTTGGGGACAGCCAGGGAATGTTGGAAACAACAGAATTGATCGTTTTATACGTTGGTTGAATGCTGCTAATTATAGTGTAGTAGTAGTTAAGGCTGCTAGAAAAAACAGAACTGAAAAGAAAAACTGGGGAGTGGAAGTTAGTGTAAGAGACCCTTTAGGCTTATATCGAGACGTTAACTCGAACGAAGTGATTGTACAATCACCGCGGAAACCGAGTAAAGTTAGAAGATCATTGGCGTACTTGTTTTTTAATCCGGATCCTGGGGTGGTTTGGGCTAGGATTGCTGCCAGAAATTCTGGTGTATTGGAGGTAATGGAAGGTGCCTCTTTTATTCTATCTTCAAGCCCTCCTGAGTCGGCTCATATTTGTGCTTTTTTACTGTCTAAAAAGACAAGAATACCATTAGTTATTGATATGCGAGATGGTTGGTTAGATGAGCCTCTGAAGCCCTTTCTTAGTAAGCCGAGTGTTCGCCGTTGGCTAGAATCCCGCCATGAGCGGAAAATTTTATCCGATGCGGCTGCAGTCTTTGTAACTTCTGATACTTGGAAACTATTACTTTGTAAAAGATTTCCTCATATGTCTTCAAAAATAAATGTGTTGACGAATTCGTATCCGCATACATTATCGAAGATGAATCCTTCAGTACGCAGGACAGATTCAAATCAGCTGGTTTTTGTTCATACAGGCCGATTTATAGGTTCGCGAAGTACACAGTCTCCGGAAATATTACTTTCCCCATTACTGAATGCAGCTCAAAAACTAACTGGAAGCGCGATGGTTCGATTTATAGGTGATCTTTCCACAGATGAGATTGAACGAATTAACCCTTATCGCATTGAATTCGAGGAAAATAACTGGCTATTAACGTTGGAAGGACCGATTGTAAGAGCGGAAATTATATCAATGCTTAATAGCGTTGATGGATTTTTATTGTTATGTGCGTCTTATGCTGCAATACCCAGTAAATTATTTGAATATATACCAGAGAAAAAGCCGATACTAGTTGTAACCTATGTGGGAAGTGCAACTTGGAATATCTGTAAAAAATTACCTCAGTCTTTTCTTTTTGATATTCTTGGGGATGCTGAATCATCCGATAAAGTTGTGCGCGATTTTATAACTGCATCTTCTGGATTTTTAAGTGGTATCTCGCCGGTAGAATATAGCGAAGAATATACTTCCCGTATATTTTTGAGATGTGTTGATTTCATTTGATTTTTAATAAAAGATTATTTTAACAAGTTGTTTTTTTAAATTTTTTGTATAAATATCGGTTATTTGATTTAAATTTATGGTGGCCTTTAGATGATCCAAGTAGTAATAGTCAACTGGAATTCTGGAGACCAACTTCATGAGTGTGTCAATTCCGTTGTTAAGTATGGTGCAGGTTTAGTGAGTCAGATTATCGTTGTCGACAACGGTTCTGTTGATGGGTCCGAATCCTGTCTTGAGGGAATTCCTTTAGTAACTCTGATTCGTGCAGGCGCTAATCTAGGTTTTGGTAGAGCATGCAATTTGGGGGCGCAGAAGGCTAGAAGTGAGTTTTTGCTTTTTTTAAATCCCGATGCCAGGGTCTTTGAAAATACTATATTTAAGTCACTTGCCTATATGCAGTTGGCAGAGAATTTTGAAATCGGTGTTTGTGGTGTCCAGTTGATAGATGATCAGGCACACGTAGCTCGTTCATGCACACGGTTCCCAACTCTTATGCACTTCTTTTCTAATACTATTGGACTTAACCGATTTCTGCCAAAAACCAGTTACTTTATGTCTGAATGGTCACACGATGATACTCGAGAAGTTGACCATGTTATTGGTGCATTTTATCTAGTACGTCGTAGTCTTTTTGAACAATTAGGCGGCTTTGATGAACGTTTTTTTGTTTACTTGGAAGATTTGGATTTTTCCTGCCGAGCACATCAGGCTGGTTGGAAGAGTGTATATTTGGCGGGTGCTCAGGCTTTTCATGCGGGTGGAGGCACATCCGATCAGGTAAAGGATAAACGATTATTTTATTCTTTGAGAAGTCGTTTGCTCTATGGTTTTAAGCATTTTTCAACTTGGGAATCTTGGACCCTTCTATTACTTACTTGTCTGGTTGAACCGTTCACTAGAACATTATATTGTTTCTTGGGAAGAGATTGGAAGGGGATAAAGAATACGTTTTCTGGATACCAGATGTTATTTTCTGCCTTGCCAGGTATGTTGAAAAATAGAGATCGATCAGGCCAATGAAAATTCTTTTGCTTTCACGCTATGGTACGCATGGGGCTAGTAGCCGGGTGAGATTTTTGCAGTATCTTCCCTATCTGCGACAGAGAGGTATCGAACTAACCGTATCGCCTTTGCTTTCAAACCGATACCTTGATGCTCTGTACAAGGGAAAACAGAGTTGGCCGGAAGTGTGTCGAGGGTACGTTAAACGTTTGTTCAGCGTAATTTCGGGTATCAAATATGACTTGGTTATTATCGAAAAAGAGCTATTCCCTTTTATGCCATCGTGGTTTGAATTCCTTCTGAAAAAAACAGGAGTGAAATATATAGTTGACTATGACGATGCGCTTTTTCACAGGTATGATAAGCATCCAAGATGGCCGATTCGCGCACTTTTTACTCGCAAGATTGATTCCGTAATGAAGCACGCCAGTTTGGTCATTGCCGGCAATGAATATCTGGCACAAAGGGCCAGAGCCGCTGGGGCGAGTCGAGTTGAAATATTACCGTCTGTTGTTGATTTGGAACGTTATCAGGTACGGGAGCAACGAACCCAACATAAGCTGATTATCGGCTGGATTGGAACCCCTAAAACATGCCACTACTTGTTCCCCTTGAAAGATGTATTTTTGTCTCTTAGAAATGATTTTGATGTACGTTTTGTTGCGGTTGGGGCTAGGCCGGAACAGTTAAAGGATATGCCAATAGAAGCTTGGCCATGGTCAGAAGCAACGGAAGTTGAGTTGATTCAGCGATTTGATGTCGGTATCATGCCATTACATGATTCGCCTTGGGAACGCGGAAAATGTGGTTACAAATTAATTCAATATATGGCATGTGGCGTGCCGGTAGTTTCATCGCCAGTTGGTGTAAATAAAAACATCGTAGAGCCGGATGTTAACGGTTATCTACCTGAAGATTTGGCACAATGGCGAGAAGCTCTCTTAACTTTGCTAAAAGATAAAAGTAAACGTGTAAGTTTAGGGGAAAATGGACGCGATAAGGTAGAACGGTTGTACTCGCTTCAAATACAAGCGCCGAGATTACTAGCACTTTTACAAGATGTGTCTTATTAGTTAAGATATATAAATTCTAGGTCCTGGAAAACATCGGTCTGGTGTTTATAAGAAATTGTAATTTTATTTTAAATAAGTGAAGCTTTTGGTTTTAAAGCATGAAGTCTAAAAGCTTTAGGGTCGACAAACGATGAAATCGATAATAAATTCTATAAATAGTCACGTAGTATGTTTAAAGCGGCTCAGGAATATTTAAATTTTATTTTTTAGCTCGGCTTCTACATATGGAAACGAGCGATATGCTTTTCAAATTTATTGGACTGTGTCGAAAGGAAACGCAGATGACTCATTACCAAAAAATAAAAGCAGAGTTGAGACAGAAGCCAAGAAAATGGCTTGTTACGGGAGTGGCTGGTTTTATTGGCTCTAATATGCTGGAAGCACTTCTGAAGCTTAATCAACATGTCATAGGTATCGATAATTTTTCTACCGGATTTCAGAGAAATCTTGATGAGGTTTGCGACGATGTAAGCCTTGAACAGTGGGCACGCTTTCAGTTCATAGAAGGGGATCTTCGAGATCTTGACGACTGTCGCATGGCTTGCGAAGGAATAAATCATGTATTGCAATATGCGGCCTTGGGCTCAGTCCCGCGCTCAATCGATGACCCAATAAGCACTAATGCTACTAATATCGACGGCTTTCTTAATATGTTGGTGGCTGCGAGGGACTCGAATGTCAAAAATTTTACCTATGCCGCATCCAGTTCTACTTATGGGGATTCAAAAGTACTTCCCAGAGTAGAAGGTGAAATTGGAAACCCCCTTTCTCCATATGCATTAACAAAGTATGTAAATGAGTTATATGCGGCGGTATTCGCGAGTACCTATGGTTTTAACAGTATAGGTTTGCGTTATTTTAATGTTTTTGGAAAGCGTCAGAATCCTAATGGTGCCTATGCGGCCGTTATCCCGAAGTGGACGGCTGCGATGATAGAAGGTGAAGATATCTATATTTATGGGGATGGTGGAACGAGTCGCGACTTTTGTTTTATAGACAATGTCATACAGGCGGGAATATTGGCAGCTATGTCTACATCTTCTGCACAAAACCAGATTTGCAATATTGCATTTGGGGCTCGGACAAGTCTTAATGAATTATTTGAGCTCATTCGTTGTAATCTGGCCGGTCATGAGGTTTTTTACACAAAATCGCCTGCTTATTGCGAATTCCGTAAGGGGGATGTTCGCCATTCCCACGCGGATATAAGCAAGGCGAAGCGTCTGCTAGGCTATTCGCCAGAATTTGATATTCATGTGGGGTTGGCGCAGGCTATGCCTTGGTATATGGAGTATCTTAAGGAAAGGTGAAACTATAGTCTTGAAAAGTGCTGAAGTTATTCCTTCAGAAAAATTGTGATAGCTATGTTAAATATCATTTGTCGCGGGCGGTTATCTATGTTGTTTGAGTTGTTTTTGTGGGGATGATATTTCTAGTTATTTCAAGTTTTCCTGAGTCGATTCTTGGATTCAGAGGTGCGTTGATTGAGGCATTGATTGCTCGAGGTATGGTTGTGCATGTTGCTGCTCCTGACCTTTATTTCGGTAGTCCACTACGTAAACAGTTGGAATTGAAAGGGCTGCGCGTTCATGAGATACCATTACGTCGGACTGATATGAGTCCATGGAGTGATTTAAACAGTTTGTGGCGCCTATGGCGCT from Marinobacterium aestuarii includes these protein-coding regions:
- a CDS encoding glycosyltransferase, coding for MIKGKVAVIIAPFWGQPGNVGNNRIDRFIRWLNAANYSVVVVKAARKNRTEKKNWGVEVSVRDPLGLYRDVNSNEVIVQSPRKPSKVRRSLAYLFFNPDPGVVWARIAARNSGVLEVMEGASFILSSSPPESAHICAFLLSKKTRIPLVIDMRDGWLDEPLKPFLSKPSVRRWLESRHERKILSDAAAVFVTSDTWKLLLCKRFPHMSSKINVLTNSYPHTLSKMNPSVRRTDSNQLVFVHTGRFIGSRSTQSPEILLSPLLNAAQKLTGSAMVRFIGDLSTDEIERINPYRIEFEENNWLLTLEGPIVRAEIISMLNSVDGFLLLCASYAAIPSKLFEYIPEKKPILVVTYVGSATWNICKKLPQSFLFDILGDAESSDKVVRDFITASSGFLSGISPVEYSEEYTSRIFLRCVDFI
- a CDS encoding NAD-dependent epimerase/dehydratase family protein, whose translation is MTHYQKIKAELRQKPRKWLVTGVAGFIGSNMLEALLKLNQHVIGIDNFSTGFQRNLDEVCDDVSLEQWARFQFIEGDLRDLDDCRMACEGINHVLQYAALGSVPRSIDDPISTNATNIDGFLNMLVAARDSNVKNFTYAASSSTYGDSKVLPRVEGEIGNPLSPYALTKYVNELYAAVFASTYGFNSIGLRYFNVFGKRQNPNGAYAAVIPKWTAAMIEGEDIYIYGDGGTSRDFCFIDNVIQAGILAAMSTSSAQNQICNIAFGARTSLNELFELIRCNLAGHEVFYTKSPAYCEFRKGDVRHSHADISKAKRLLGYSPEFDIHVGLAQAMPWYMEYLKER
- a CDS encoding acyltransferase yields the protein MGYLTQEKISEMGFSYVGSNSYLSDKASYYNCENIFIGDSVRIDDFCVLSAGMGGIEIGSYVHIAVFSSLIGREKITLLDFSNISSKVSIYSSNDDYSGASMTNPMVPEQFTNVTHAAVTVGRHVIVGSGSVILPGVTLEEGVAVGALSLVAKSCKAFGIYTGVPVKWIKNRKRDLLALEKIFTQG
- a CDS encoding glycosyltransferase family 4 protein, with protein sequence MKILLLSRYGTHGASSRVRFLQYLPYLRQRGIELTVSPLLSNRYLDALYKGKQSWPEVCRGYVKRLFSVISGIKYDLVIIEKELFPFMPSWFEFLLKKTGVKYIVDYDDALFHRYDKHPRWPIRALFTRKIDSVMKHASLVIAGNEYLAQRARAAGASRVEILPSVVDLERYQVREQRTQHKLIIGWIGTPKTCHYLFPLKDVFLSLRNDFDVRFVAVGARPEQLKDMPIEAWPWSEATEVELIQRFDVGIMPLHDSPWERGKCGYKLIQYMACGVPVVSSPVGVNKNIVEPDVNGYLPEDLAQWREALLTLLKDKSKRVSLGENGRDKVERLYSLQIQAPRLLALLQDVSY
- a CDS encoding glycosyltransferase family 2 protein, which translates into the protein MIQVVIVNWNSGDQLHECVNSVVKYGAGLVSQIIVVDNGSVDGSESCLEGIPLVTLIRAGANLGFGRACNLGAQKARSEFLLFLNPDARVFENTIFKSLAYMQLAENFEIGVCGVQLIDDQAHVARSCTRFPTLMHFFSNTIGLNRFLPKTSYFMSEWSHDDTREVDHVIGAFYLVRRSLFEQLGGFDERFFVYLEDLDFSCRAHQAGWKSVYLAGAQAFHAGGGTSDQVKDKRLFYSLRSRLLYGFKHFSTWESWTLLLLTCLVEPFTRTLYCFLGRDWKGIKNTFSGYQMLFSALPGMLKNRDRSGQ
- a CDS encoding methyltransferase domain-containing protein codes for the protein MVSKNHINRGYHNWLGYNINDRFLEMHTRLYNGVLYDLGAGEAPYKDFFLGHVQQYIAVDWTDSLHDTMSDVVANLNQPLPIDSEVADTVVSLSVMEHLCEPQIMLNEAFRILKPGGNIILQVPWQWWIHEAPYDFFRYTPYGLKYLFEKAGFSDVVVEAQAGYFTTTILKWNYFTCRLIRGPEPLRWIIKACLLPCWYLGQKMAPILDRLDRNWALESCGYFVTAKRA
- a CDS encoding MOP flippase family protein; amino-acid sequence: MSLKRRAYSAVRWTAMASVARALLQLAQIGVLARLLSPQDFGLMSIVSLVLGFAYIFSDMGVNAAYVQRQDVTTEQRSSLFWLNVGLSVLVTAFVMILSPAIAGFFDDDRLVPLIMLAAMTFVLSALGQQIRMTSEKALEFGPVIFIEVGAAVLGFAVAVTVAKSGFGVYSLIWGAIVAASSGMLLSWIFLAHGWRPMWHFRVADVQSYLGFGSALVISNMVNEINRNVDLILGGRMLAAAALGFYSVPRQLIFQIQNTVNPIVTRVGFPLIAEIQSDLPKVRKVYLQTLNMTASTNAPLYLGIAFFSPEVVQVLMGDKWIAAAGLLRLLAIWGFFRSVGNPAGSLLLGMGRADLSLRWNLGLLVVVPPTLWGGSHFGSLGLAWALLGLAAALFIPGWYILIRPLCHARLLDYSIMTLRPFFIAFLSTSFVYYFLNHIESSFLKLALGIVFSASLYMTLSYFLNRDWIIEVARLLKPIQGIVILK
- a CDS encoding TDP-N-acetylfucosamine:lipid II N-acetylfucosaminyltransferase, with amino-acid sequence MRFIHLVQDEKFIDFFADTMKYSGIEHNHRYIVYGVYSVDSLVHVFKVNPFRKVDYSYFNSKIMLDDLSNCDVLVVHFLTFESTKMIKAAPDNIKIVWSGWGADYYHLLPGGESSLLGPETKKAVRIMKIKETRGNPWSIIKMILRPLRRIYLQRFNLMPAIRRVDFFSSPIPNDFYILKSCLGDDFSASYVQLNYGGVNETFTLNSSSKERLNILVGNSATPTNNHMEVFRTLAKCDLADRKIIVPLCYGDTAYRNAVLNKGRELLGSNFYPIVKFMSLFEYNKLIGTCSVAIMNHYRQQALGNIGFVLYNGGKLYLSNNSNVGFFLRDRGAYVFDVNDIGKVDEDIDCKLDEGQKNKNRQVIEQFWGADIIEENVVKFIKTVNE